ATGAAATATGAAAGTTGCCTGGTTTCCATATGGCCAGCCTTACCATCACCAGCGTCGCGAGCCACGTGGTTTCCGAAACGGCGGAAAGGGCAGCAGCTGTCGGCGGATAATCGCAGGTCCGGCGCGGAGCCAACCGCGCCGGAACGACAAGCGTTTATGGCAATTCAGCCCCGGGCTAGTTGTGGCCCATGCGGGCAAAACGAACCGGATCGGTCCTTTCCAGCCGCAGCGCCAGAAGATAACCGACAATGGCCGCGACCGGGATCAGTGACGGCAGGACAATGCCCAATACCCCGCCCGCCGTGCCGGTCAGGTCGCCAAAGTGCAGGAAGATGTAGACAAAGAGCGACGCCATCACCAGACCGGAAATCAAGGGCAGAACGAGCGTCGTCAGCGGCGATCCCGCAAGCCCCGTCCGGCGAAAGAAGACGATCACCGCGAGCGAGGTGACGGTCATCATCCCCAGAACGCCCAGCGTGCCGATCTGGCTGATCCAGGTGAACATGTTGAGGACCGGATCAAGTCCCATTCCCGCAAAGAATGCCAGAACGACAAGCGCGCCGACAGACTGCACCACTGACCCGATATGCGGGCTCTGGTGCGTGTCATGCGTCCGGCCGAACACGGCAGGCAGCAGGCCCTCGCGCCCGGCGACGTAGCTGTAGCGGGCGATGTAGTTGTGGAAGGCCGAAAGGGCCGCGAAGAGGCTGGACACAAGAAGGACACCCGCGATCGCCGGCACCGGACCGCCGACATACTGCCCGGCCAGATCGAAGAAGAACACCGACGGATCCGGCAGCCCCTGGATCGTCGGCACCAGCTTGTCGACGCCGACGCCGACGATCATCAGCCAGGTGGTGAAGACGAAGAAGATGCCGATCATCAAGACAGACAGGTAGGTGGCGCGCGGAATGGTCTTCTCCGGCTCGCGTGTCTCCTCGGCATAGATGGTGGTTGCCTCGAAGCCGATGAAGCACCCCATGCAGAACAGCACGGCGGCAGTCAGCGAACCCGAGAAGATGGCATTGGTGTCGAACAGGTTCATCGACAGCCCGTTCGCGCCGCCCTTGCCCAGAATTGCAAAGTCGACGATCAGCACCACCAGGTATTCGAGCGCCACGATGAAGACCAACACCTTGGCAGAGAGGTCCACCTGCCGGTAGCCGAAAAAGCCGACCAGAAGGATGGCGATCAGGCTCCAGCCCCACCAGGGCAGGAACGCCCCGTGCTCGCCGAAGACGCCGGCCGCGATGCCGCCGAAAAGGCCGATCAGGCCGAATTGCATGGCGTTGTAGGCAACCAGCGCCACGATCGCCACCGCACCGGCGGTACGCCCGCCGAGGCCGCGTGCGGCATAGGCATAGAACGCGCCGGCATTGGTAATATGCCGCGACATCGCCACATAGCCGACCGCGAAGGCCAGCATGAGAAGCGTGACGAAAACGAACGTGGCCGGAATACCCGGCCCGTTGCCCAGCAGGAATGCTATGGGCATCGCGCCCGCCACCCCCGTCAGTGGCGCCGCGGCCGAGATCACCATGAACGTCACAGCAATCAGGCCAAGCGAATTCTTGCGTAGTTGGTTGGTCCCCGCGATACTCATTTCGACATTCTCCTCCTAATGTTCCCCAAGATCGGTCATGCGCGCCCTCGCCCCTGCTCGAGTGGTCACGTGTCTGTTATTGTTCGAGGCGGCCCTGATTCATGGCCGGTCAGCCTGTCCGAAGGAGGCCCTGCATCTTGCAAGGAAGTCCTTCGCCAATTCGCTCCGGCGGTCCGAGCGCTGCGCGATCGAAACCACGGCGCCCTCGGGAAAGTCCTCGTCGAGAGGTATCGCCAGGATCCCCTTTCCGTCGGGCGCGGTCCTGGTCTGTGGCGCCTGTGGAACGATCGAATAGCCCAGGCCCTGCGCCACCAAACCTCGCACCATGGCGAGGGACGGCGATTGGAAGCGGATGAAAGGCTTCATTCCATTGCGGCCAAACAACGCCGCGTTGGCCAAACGCACCGACGGATAGTCCAACAGGATCATGGGCAGGTCCGCCAGGTCGGCAAGCCGGAGGCTGGATCTCGCCGCCAGCGGGTGATCGGCGCTCAACAGCACGTGGGGAGCCGGAGGGCACACGAGTTCGGCATCCAGATCCGGCTCATTCACCTTTCCGAAGGTGATTGCCGCCTCGATCCTGCCAGCCCGCATCTGCTCGATGAGATCGTCATGGTCCGCTTCCAGGAGACGTATCTCGACGTCCGGCTTCTGGCTTGCGAAATCCGCGACGAGGGCCGGCACGAATTGCGGACCGAGGGTGATGAAGAAGCCGATGCTGATATGGCTTTCCAGACGATGCGGTTGATCTTCGTCCGGTGCGATCGGAACAACACGCCGGTAGCCTCGATTGCCGTAGACGAGCGGTGAGCGCTGGGCGGAGAGTTCGATCTGCTCGACCTCGCCGATGAAAATGAAATGCGTTCCCCAAAGCAGGGCGGTCTTCAATTCACAGTCGAGCGAAACGATGGCGTCGTCGATGATCGGTGCACCGGTCGCGCCACCGTGCCATGCGATCGCACCGAACCGGTCCTCGTTCAAATGCCTGAGGCGGCCGGAGAAAAGGTCCGAGACGAAGCTCTGGTTGCCGCTGAGGACGTTTGCGCAGAAACGCCGGTTCTTCTTGATCGCCTCGCATGCCGGGCTCAGGTGATGGACGCTGATAAGCAGCGAAGGCCGACTGGTGTCGGCCGACACAGAGGTCATGGATGAAACCGTCACGCCGAACTGGCCGGCGTCACCGTCCGTGGTCACGACGGTGACGGCGGCGGCCACACGGCTCATGCCTTCGAGGAAGCGGGCACGCAGGTCTGCGTCCATCTTGGTCACCCGAGGTCGAAGAAGCGTTGCAGTTCCACGTCCGGAACCTTGCGCCGGAATTCGTTGTGCTGGCTTTCCCGGGTGGAGGAGAAGGCCTCTACGAACCGCTGCCCGAGCCAGTCGGCCGCGAAACTGGATTGGCGCAACCGCTCGATCGCTTCGGGCATGGAGCGCGCGAAATCCCGGGGAGGCTGCTGGACGTATCCGTTGCCGATGGTTTCAGGGTCGGGTTCGATCTCTTCCAGGATGCCGGACACCCCGGCCGCGATGGTGGCGGCAACGGTCAGGTAGGGATTGGTGTCCGCCCCCGGCAAGCGATTCTCAACACGGAGCGAGCCGGCATCGTGGCCGACGATGCGGAAGCAGGTCGTGCGGTTCTCGTAACCCCAGGTAAGGCCGGGGGGCGCAAAGGTGCCCGGCGCGAAGCGCCGGTAGGAGTTGACCGTCGGCTGGAAGATGAGGGTGAGATCGCCGATATAGGTCTGCAGGCCGCCGATGAAATGGCGGAAGGTCCGCGACACGTTGTTCTTCTGCGACGGATCGTGGAAGACCGACTTGCCATTGCTGTCCTTCAACGAGATATGGACGTGGATGGACTGGCTGTCGGCCGCTTCGGTCCAACGCGGCATGAAGGTGACGCACTTGCCTTGTCTCTGCGCCAGCGCCCGCAGGAAGTTCTTCAACAGCACCAACTGGTCGGCGGGCTCAAGCCCTTCGCCGGCTGCGATGCAGGCTTCAAGGAAGCCGCCGCCGATTTCCTCATGCATCTTCGCGAGGTCGATGCGCAGCGGCTCGCACATCGCCGCGACGGCTTCGTACCATTCGGTCTGCTCGACCTGGTAGAGCACCAGGTCATGGCTGTTGTGCTGGGTTGCCGTCTTGAGGTTGCGATAACCCTTGGCGCTGGCGCTTGCCGGCGTCTCGTCGAAGAGCGTGTATTCCAGTTCCATGCCGTAGCGCGGCAAGTATCCGGCCTGATTCACGCGATCGAGCACGCGCTTCATGATGGAGCGGGGGCACAATTCCGCCGTGCCGCCGGAATAGTTCGAAAGCACCAGCATGTCGTGTCCGGGTTTCGACCAGGGAAGACGGCGCACTGTCGAGGGATCCAGGATGAGCGGGTCATCGTGGAAATCCGAGGTCCCATCGGAGACGCCGGGGATCGCCAGCACCACATCCGTCGGATCCAGCGCCAGCGTTACCGGCGACATGCCCATGCCATTCCTGGCGATCCCTTTCAGGCTTTGGGTCGACACCATCTGGCCGCGCAGGAGCCCGTTGGTGTCAGCCATCGCCACCGTGGCGAAGCGGTTGGCCGGATCGGCGAGATAGTCCTCGATTGTCATGTTCCACCTGCTGTTAAGGTTGGGCGCTTATGAGCGCCTCTAGTGCGGCAAGGTCATCCTCGGGTCGGGTTGAATAGGCCTTCAGGAAAACCCGCAAACCGTTGTTCAAATAGCGCGCCACATGGGCCCGGCTGGGCGGGCGGTCTGGCATGTAGAGGGCCTGGGTCCGCGGAGCAGAGAGGATCAGACCCCAAAGATCCTGGGCGGCCAGTTCGGCATCCTCGAAAGCGAGTTGCCCGTCGGCCCTGCGCCCTTCCAGATAATCCATGATGCCGCGCAGCAGGCGATCCGGGCCGAATTCCTGATAGGCCAGACCTATTTCGGGGAAACGCTGCACCTCGCCAATGATCAGCCGGGCAAGCGACAGGAGGTCGGGGCGCAGCACCGTATCGGCGTAGTCCCAAGCGAAGCCCAGGAGGTCGGCCACCATACCCTTGCCGGAGGGGTGCTGGAAGAATTCCAGCATCTGATCGCGCTCGCCGACCATCATGGCCGAGAAGAGCGCCTCCTTCGATTGGAAGTACTGGTAGAGCGTCGGTTTCGAGAGCCCTGCCTCGACGGCGACCGCATCCATCGTCGCGCCGGAATAGCCGGTTTCGGAAAAGACCTTCAGCCCGGCCGCCAGAATGCGCCGCTCGCGATCAATCCGGTTCTGTTGCCGGCGGGGAAGGACGGTCATTGCGACAGCCTTCCGAGGAAATCCAGAAGGATGCGGTTGTAGATCTCCGGCCGTTCGACGTTGCAGACATGGCCGGCGTCCGCGATGGTCTCGTAGCGCATGTCGGCCATGCGGGCCTGGGTGAGGACGCGGCTCGCGACACCCCTGATTTCCGCTGGCGGCGCCAGTCGGTCGTGTTCGCCCGTCATCATCAGCACGGGCATGGTCAGGCGCGAAAAATCGAACCTTTCACGCGGGCTGGTGAAGCACACCAGCGCATCGCGATATGTCGTGGCCGGAATGGCCGCCATCGAATCGAACAGCCGCGTCCTTACCTCTTCCGGAGCGTTCGGCCCCGCCAGCACTTTCACCACGCCAGGAGCGAAATCGACCGGAGCCTGGCCGGCATCGAGCGGCACTTCGCGGCTGACGCGGAAGGCTTCACGTTCGGCCGGTTCAGCCTCCGACATTCCCGTGCAGCCGCCCGACAACACCAGTCCGGCGAGCAGTTCGGGATGGCGCATGGCGAAGGAGGTGGCGATCCAGGATCCGTAGGACAGGCCTGCCAGAACCAGCCGGTCGGCGCCCAACGCCTCCCTCACGCGCAGTATATCGGCGCAGTAGTCGTCGACCGTGGACTGGCGCGGCCCGAGCGTGCTGTCCCCGTATCCCCGCAGATCGAGCGCGGCGGCGCGCATCACGTTTCCGGCAGCAGCCAGCTGCCGCAGCCAGTTCCCGCGCGCGCCGCCAATGCCGTGCAGGAACAGGCAAAGCGGTCCGTCCTTCGGCGGTGTGACCGACAGTGCAAGCCGGGGCCTCTCGCCGAAAGCCAGGTTCTCGACAGGCGCCACGGCAGGCAGCTTTGCGTCGGGCGTCGCCGCTTCGCCATGCCGCGCCTGCTCCGAAAGAGCCGCGATCCCGGCCTCGAAAATCGCCTTGGTGCCCTCGCGGATCGCCGTCAGCCGCGACGCCGGGGCGCTGATCGTGGCGCTCCAGAGGATCGAACTGCCGCCCTGTTCAGCCTCGGCTATCGCCAGGTGGGCATCATAGGCGTCGACGTCGGCGATGCCTTGCAGATGGGTGTAGCCGATCGTTCGGTCGCTGTCGCTGAACCAGGTCCGCTGTTCGCGGTAGAGCGTGTCCTCGCCATGCACGGTGAAGGCGCGGATCAGCGAGCCGCGCCCGTCGCGTTCGGCGCGGATCGTGGCGATGGCCGGGTGCCATTGCCCACAGAAGTCGCCGGCAACGGCCCACACCGCCTCTGGAGAGGCTGGGCTGTGGCCGATGACCTTGACCTGATCGCGCGGCATGGATGTCTACCGAACGCCGTGCGACGTGGCGGCATCGCCGCGCCACAGCGAGGTGCGGGCACCGCCCTCGTCGCCTGGGGCGTGCTCGATCTCGTCCATGTCGTAGAGGGCCAGCACGCCCAGATAATCCTCCATGATCTCCGAAGTGAAGGGCAGCATCAGCGCGCCGCAACGGCTGTCGCGGTACATGCGTTCCAGCGGCAAGGACTTCAGCATCGACTGGCCGCCGCAGGTGCGGATCGCCATCGACGTCATCTCGGCGGCGCCTTCCATCACATTGTACTGCGCGGCGTACATGCGCAGCACCTCGGCCTTGGTCGGGAAGCCCTTGGCCTCGCCGAAGGCCTGCCACCACAGCGCCCGCATGTTGGCGAGCCGCGCGTACATCTTGCCGACGGCGATGCGCTTGGTGGCATACATGCGGCGGTCGACCGGCGGCTGGCCGGGGATCTTGCCCTTCAGGTAGTCCACCATGAAATCGTAGGCGCCCTGCGCCACGCCCATATAGGTGGGCGAAAGCGTGATCATCATGTGCGGCCAGTTGGCCAGCGTCTTGTTGAAGATGCCGCGCGGCATCAGCATGTCGTCCGCGGTGACGAACACGTCCTTGAGGATCAGATCGCGGCTGTTGGTGCCGCGCATGCCGAGCGGATCCCAATCACCCTTGACGCTGAGACCGGGCGTATCCTTGTGGACGACGAACAGCATCGTGTCCTCGTGGCGCGGTTCCTGCCCTTCGAAGACCTCGGTGCAGACGATGGTGTAGTAGTCGCAATAGCCGGCCAGCGACGCGAACTTCTTGAAACCGTTGATCTTCCAGCCGCCCTCGACCTTGCGGCACTGCGTCTGGTTCGGCTTCGAGGTCCAGTTCTGTCCGCCTTCCGATATGGGCTGCGAGAAGATCGCCTTCTCGGCAATGGCGCGGCGGAACTGGCGTTCGCGCAGCGGGGCGAAAGTCGCCTTCTCCTGCGCGGTCAGGTTCGGCATCTCGAACATGAAGCGGGACCAGGCCATGGACGAATTGTGCATGTTGAAAGTCAGCGCGCTGGCGCCGCAATATTTGCCGATCTCGGCGCCGACCATGGCGTATTCGAACATCGAGAAGCCCCAGCCGCCGAACTCGCGCGGAATGCAGAGGCCCAGGAACCCTTCGGCCGCGAGGTCCTTGTAGTTTTCGACCGGAAACGAGGCGTCGTCGTCGACAGCCTTGGCGCGAGGGGCGAACTTGTCGCGGCCCAGCTCATTCACCCGGCGCAGCACATCCTGCACCTCGGGGCGGATGCGGGACAGGTCGTAATAGTCGGCAATATCGCTCATGCTTTTTTCTCCGAAGGCGTCAGAGCGCCAGTTCTCCTTGCAGGACGCCGTCCTTGACGACGACCTTGCCATCCAGCGCTATCGTGCAGTTGCGCATCGGCAGATCGAAATGGCCGAGCGTGTAGCGCCCGGCATACTGGTTCGCCCCCGTCGACCACAGGAACGAGCCGGCCAGCGCCCGGAACTCGACAGCCTGCATGTCGCGCTTGTCGTACATCACGGCCGAAACCCAGCGGGCTCGCGGATGCATGCCCCAGCCGACATGGCTCATGCCGTAGGCGTTGCGGTCGTCCCAGGCCTCCATGTATTCGCGGAAATGAAGGGCATCGATGCCATCGCCCTTGATGGCGGTGACGAAGTCGTTCTCGACGGTGAAGTCTATGCGGCTGGTGAGCGCGGTCTTGAACGTCAGGTTCATATCGCCGACGTCCATGACGATGCGCCCGTTGACGCTGTTCTGGCCAGGAAAGGCGAGGCACAACCCGCCGGGCCAGTGCGCCACCGCGCCGGGCTGGGTCCCAAAGCCGGGCGTGCCGCCGCAGGGCGCGCCGCGCAGGTCGATGATCAGATCGGTTCCCGCGACCGAAGTGACGCGCATCTCGCTGGCTTCGCGCAGCATCTGGACGCCAAGCGCCACTTTCGGGCCGAGTTCGGCCATCGGTTCGGTGCGCTCGAGAATCTCCGGATGCTCGTTGCAGACCACCAGGAGACGCGTGCCGCCCGCCTCTTCGATTTCGGGCCACTCAGGAGCGTGGATAAGCCCCTCGACCGTGCAGTCGACGATCACCTCGACACGCTTGAGCGCCTCGATCACCGCGCGGTTGTGCTGGATCGCCCAGGAGGTGCCCGTCGACTTCACCGGCACGGGTGCGGCCTGCCGCGGCGTCGGCATCTGGATCATGCAGTATTCCGCGCCAAGATCGTGCAGCGCCAGGTCAGAAAGGTGCACCAGCACTGGTCGCGACTGCGTCTCCGACAGGATGGCCACCTTGGTGCCCTTGCCGATGGCGTTCAGCGCAAAGACGCGCCGAAAGCAATCGAGCCACCGCCCTTCGACGCGCTCCTGAAGCATTGCGATATCCTCCCCCGCCGATCCGCAGCTCAGCGAATTTCTTTACTCATGAGTTAAGTTTTATTGTTTTGGCGCGGCTGTCAACAGGATTTTCGAAAATTACGTATCGCTCGACAATTTCGTCGGTTCACCGGTCGGCCAGTCGCGCCAAAGGGGGCGAGCCAGGCTGAACGTGTCGCGGCTGCGCACGTAGTCGCTGCCATAGGAGCGGGCGACAAGATCGAGCCTGGGCGTATCGATATGGGCGCGACCGGGGTCCAGCACGCAGTCGTCGGCGACATGGACGGTCAGCACCCGTCCGATGACGATGACCTGCGCCGGTCCGGTGACGACCGAGGAGAGCGAGACGCATTCGAAGGCAACCGGGCTTTCCGCGATGCGCGGCGGCCGGACACGGGCCGAGGGCAAAGTGGCAAGGTCCGCCAGCGACAGTTCGTCGACGCCCCGTGGAGCGTCGATCGCGGTGACGTTCATGGCTCGAACCAGCCGCTCGGGGACGAGGTTCACCACGAACTCCCCGGTGTCCAGGATATTGCGCGCGGTGTCCTTGAAGCCCCGCTCGGGATCACCGAGGATGCCGATGGCAATCGTCGGCGGCGCCGATCCCATCACATTGAAGAAACTGTAGGGCGCCGCGTTGAGCCGGCCTGCGGCATCCTGCGTGACGACCCAGGCTATGGGCCGG
The nucleotide sequence above comes from Mesorhizobium shangrilense. Encoded proteins:
- a CDS encoding peptidase M29: MLQERVEGRWLDCFRRVFALNAIGKGTKVAILSETQSRPVLVHLSDLALHDLGAEYCMIQMPTPRQAAPVPVKSTGTSWAIQHNRAVIEALKRVEVIVDCTVEGLIHAPEWPEIEEAGGTRLLVVCNEHPEILERTEPMAELGPKVALGVQMLREASEMRVTSVAGTDLIIDLRGAPCGGTPGFGTQPGAVAHWPGGLCLAFPGQNSVNGRIVMDVGDMNLTFKTALTSRIDFTVENDFVTAIKGDGIDALHFREYMEAWDDRNAYGMSHVGWGMHPRARWVSAVMYDKRDMQAVEFRALAGSFLWSTGANQYAGRYTLGHFDLPMRNCTIALDGKVVVKDGVLQGELAL
- a CDS encoding alpha/beta fold hydrolase, whose product is MPRDQVKVIGHSPASPEAVWAVAGDFCGQWHPAIATIRAERDGRGSLIRAFTVHGEDTLYREQRTWFSDSDRTIGYTHLQGIADVDAYDAHLAIAEAEQGGSSILWSATISAPASRLTAIREGTKAIFEAGIAALSEQARHGEAATPDAKLPAVAPVENLAFGERPRLALSVTPPKDGPLCLFLHGIGGARGNWLRQLAAAGNVMRAAALDLRGYGDSTLGPRQSTVDDYCADILRVREALGADRLVLAGLSYGSWIATSFAMRHPELLAGLVLSGGCTGMSEAEPAEREAFRVSREVPLDAGQAPVDFAPGVVKVLAGPNAPEEVRTRLFDSMAAIPATTYRDALVCFTSPRERFDFSRLTMPVLMMTGEHDRLAPPAEIRGVASRVLTQARMADMRYETIADAGHVCNVERPEIYNRILLDFLGRLSQ
- a CDS encoding acyl-CoA dehydrogenase family protein, which gives rise to MSDIADYYDLSRIRPEVQDVLRRVNELGRDKFAPRAKAVDDDASFPVENYKDLAAEGFLGLCIPREFGGWGFSMFEYAMVGAEIGKYCGASALTFNMHNSSMAWSRFMFEMPNLTAQEKATFAPLRERQFRRAIAEKAIFSQPISEGGQNWTSKPNQTQCRKVEGGWKINGFKKFASLAGYCDYYTIVCTEVFEGQEPRHEDTMLFVVHKDTPGLSVKGDWDPLGMRGTNSRDLILKDVFVTADDMLMPRGIFNKTLANWPHMMITLSPTYMGVAQGAYDFMVDYLKGKIPGQPPVDRRMYATKRIAVGKMYARLANMRALWWQAFGEAKGFPTKAEVLRMYAAQYNVMEGAAEMTSMAIRTCGGQSMLKSLPLERMYRDSRCGALMLPFTSEIMEDYLGVLALYDMDEIEHAPGDEGGARTSLWRGDAATSHGVR
- a CDS encoding APC family permease; this translates as MSIAGTNQLRKNSLGLIAVTFMVISAAAPLTGVAGAMPIAFLLGNGPGIPATFVFVTLLMLAFAVGYVAMSRHITNAGAFYAYAARGLGGRTAGAVAIVALVAYNAMQFGLIGLFGGIAAGVFGEHGAFLPWWGWSLIAILLVGFFGYRQVDLSAKVLVFIVALEYLVVLIVDFAILGKGGANGLSMNLFDTNAIFSGSLTAAVLFCMGCFIGFEATTIYAEETREPEKTIPRATYLSVLMIGIFFVFTTWLMIVGVGVDKLVPTIQGLPDPSVFFFDLAGQYVGGPVPAIAGVLLVSSLFAALSAFHNYIARYSYVAGREGLLPAVFGRTHDTHQSPHIGSVVQSVGALVVLAFFAGMGLDPVLNMFTWISQIGTLGVLGMMTVTSLAVIVFFRRTGLAGSPLTTLVLPLISGLVMASLFVYIFLHFGDLTGTAGGVLGIVLPSLIPVAAIVGYLLALRLERTDPVRFARMGHN
- a CDS encoding glutamine synthetase family protein, producing MTIEDYLADPANRFATVAMADTNGLLRGQMVSTQSLKGIARNGMGMSPVTLALDPTDVVLAIPGVSDGTSDFHDDPLILDPSTVRRLPWSKPGHDMLVLSNYSGGTAELCPRSIMKRVLDRVNQAGYLPRYGMELEYTLFDETPASASAKGYRNLKTATQHNSHDLVLYQVEQTEWYEAVAAMCEPLRIDLAKMHEEIGGGFLEACIAAGEGLEPADQLVLLKNFLRALAQRQGKCVTFMPRWTEAADSQSIHVHISLKDSNGKSVFHDPSQKNNVSRTFRHFIGGLQTYIGDLTLIFQPTVNSYRRFAPGTFAPPGLTWGYENRTTCFRIVGHDAGSLRVENRLPGADTNPYLTVAATIAAGVSGILEEIEPDPETIGNGYVQQPPRDFARSMPEAIERLRQSSFAADWLGQRFVEAFSSTRESQHNEFRRKVPDVELQRFFDLG
- a CDS encoding LysR substrate-binding domain-containing protein, with the translated sequence MDADLRARFLEGMSRVAAAVTVVTTDGDAGQFGVTVSSMTSVSADTSRPSLLISVHHLSPACEAIKKNRRFCANVLSGNQSFVSDLFSGRLRHLNEDRFGAIAWHGGATGAPIIDDAIVSLDCELKTALLWGTHFIFIGEVEQIELSAQRSPLVYGNRGYRRVVPIAPDEDQPHRLESHISIGFFITLGPQFVPALVADFASQKPDVEIRLLEADHDDLIEQMRAGRIEAAITFGKVNEPDLDAELVCPPAPHVLLSADHPLAARSSLRLADLADLPMILLDYPSVRLANAALFGRNGMKPFIRFQSPSLAMVRGLVAQGLGYSIVPQAPQTRTAPDGKGILAIPLDEDFPEGAVVSIAQRSDRRSELAKDFLARCRASFGQADRP
- a CDS encoding flavin reductase family protein produces the protein MRFDLEDVGTQNAYKLLAATVMPRPIAWVVTQDAAGRLNAAPYSFFNVMGSAPPTIAIGILGDPERGFKDTARNILDTGEFVVNLVPERLVRAMNVTAIDAPRGVDELSLADLATLPSARVRPPRIAESPVAFECVSLSSVVTGPAQVIVIGRVLTVHVADDCVLDPGRAHIDTPRLDLVARSYGSDYVRSRDTFSLARPLWRDWPTGEPTKLSSDT
- a CDS encoding TetR/AcrR family transcriptional regulator, which gives rise to MTVLPRRQQNRIDRERRILAAGLKVFSETGYSGATMDAVAVEAGLSKPTLYQYFQSKEALFSAMMVGERDQMLEFFQHPSGKGMVADLLGFAWDYADTVLRPDLLSLARLIIGEVQRFPEIGLAYQEFGPDRLLRGIMDYLEGRRADGQLAFEDAELAAQDLWGLILSAPRTQALYMPDRPPSRAHVARYLNNGLRVFLKAYSTRPEDDLAALEALISAQP